The nucleotide window AGAAAGGAGCGGAGAATGTAGTTGCAGACCACTTGTCTAGAATCAGGTATGATGATGGTAAGATCTCCTCCTCTATTGATGATTCATTTCCTGATGATCAGTTGTTTGCAGTCACATCACAGGGTCCGTGGTTTGCGGATTATGCTAACTATGTGGTAGGCGGCATTTTGCCTCCTGATTTGTcctaccaacaaaagaaaaggttCTTGCATGatgttaaatattatttttgggatGATCCTTTTCTTTTCCGTGAGTGTGCAGATGGAATTTATCGCAGGTGCATTCCTGAGTGGGAAGTCCATGGGATCCTCCAACGCTGCCACAGCTCACCCTATGGGGGACATCATGGGCCAGATAAAACCGTTCGCAAGCTGAATGAGTCTGGTTTCTTTTGGCCCACGATGTTCAAGGATGCTCAGTCTTTTGTTATGTCATGTGATTCTTGCCAGAGGACCGACAACATTTCGAGGCGGCATGAGATGCCCCAAATTGGCATTCTTGAGGACGAAATTTTTGACGTTTGGGGTGTCGATTATATGGGACCTTTCCCATCTTCTAATGGGAATTGCTACATTTTGGTCGCTGTCGACTATGTCTCTAAgtgggttgaagcaatcgcaTCTCCCACCAATGATTCTAAAGTGGTCATCCGGCTTCTAAGCAAGGTCATACTTCCGAGATTTGGGGTTCCCAGAGCTCTCATTAGTGATGGTGGTTCGCATTTTCATGAACGAAAGTTAGATTCTCTTCTCAAGAAGTATGGAGTTTATCATCGTACTGGACTTGCATATCATCCCCAAACAAGCGGTCAAGTTGAGATTTCCAACCGCGAGATCAAATCTATACTGGAAAAGGTGGTTGCAAAGTCTAGGAAAAATTGGAGTATGAAGCTTGATGACACGCTTTGGGCCTACAGAACAGCTTTCAAAACACCTATTGGCACTTCCCCATACCGGCTTGTGTACAGAAAATCATGTCATCTTCCCGTCGAGTTAGAGTACAAAGCTTATGATAGTGCTCGTATTTACAAGGAGAAAACTAAGAAATGGCATGATAAGAGGATCTTCCCCAGAGAGTTTGCAAAGGGAGATAAGGCGTTATTGTTCAATTCTCGACTCAAGCTCTTTCCCGGAAAGCTAAAGTCTAGATGGTCTGGTCCTTTCTTGATTACTAATGTGAATAAGTTCGGCTCCGTAGAATTGAAAAATGAGAAAGGTGATATTTTCAAGGTCAATGGACAACGTTTAAAGCTTTACCATGAAGAAAATGTTGTTGGAACGATGGAAGTTATCCACCTTCatccttcttcctcctcttaAGTTGGTCGAACAAGAAGGTCGTGCGGGACCTTAAAAACCAGCACTTGTCGGGAGGTAACCCGATTGGAGAGTTCACATCAGTCTAAGTACCCACCCGGGTGCGTgatatttccaaaaaaaaaaacaaacaaaaaaaaaggaagaaaagagaagaaaaagagaaaaaccaAATACCcggataaaaaagaaaaaagaaggaaaaatttGCCtcacatcttttattttattgtacatTTTCGCCTTTGCAAGTTGTAAATCTCTTATCGTTTGATGATGATATGACGGTGCTTTCCATTAGTTGGGTTGGTTCGGTAGTTATGAGTTGAAGTTATTTGGAGTTGTTTTAGCCTCATCTTTAGGCTACGTTACTTTTTAGATTATGCTCCCCCAAAATAGACTTTCAGCTCGcatattttcaaattgaatCCTACCTTTGACCCAAACCCCATTACAAGCTTAATAAAGACCTTCTTGACAATCATGCAGTTTTATGTGCTTCCTCGATTTAATATCTTGCCAAGATTTAAGAGTATGTGATGCATTTCGAGTCGACTTCTATAGGTCGAGTGATATTATTTCCCTTTTAAACACATGAGTGTTGTTCAGATGGGAGGGTGCCTTATTAGCATTTTAGGCTACAAAAATTCATTCATATGCACATCTTTTGCATATTTGTGGGCGGAGAGCGATCGAGTACATTTTATACTCACCACAGATAGAGGAGTGTCACCCGTGAGAACTCTTTCCTTGATTTCTCGTTATTCCTTAATGATAAGGCTTGAATTCGCTTGTATGATATTTTACTCTTGGATTGGTATTGAACTATTTGAATGCTTTGATTGAGAGGATGTGATCACAAGTCTTTTGCGATGTTGCTTTTATAGGGTGAAGCATACTTTTATTCTTAGAACCTTGTCTTGtttgcttgaggacaagcaaaggttcggctcgggggagtttgatgtgtgtattttatatattattttctaccatgcccccattgtattttcatagcatttctcgcgtattttgctcaattttctattggtttttatgcttggttggagtgtttgtttcttatctattttgtaggtacaaagctctaattatgctaggaatcgactcttgaagcgagatttgcaagttggaaggtcataagctacgcaaaggtcatttttgtgctgaccaggtctcatacccgggtgggtttcctcatactcggccgggtgagcctctcatacccgggtgagtttccacatacccgaccgggtttgcacttgatacttagaagaatttgaagacgctatttggaagaaaaagttgccacacgcacccggccgggtttccacatacccggccgggtgagcctctcatacccgggcgagtttccacatacccggccaagcttccattgaagattaaaatgctCTACTGCGtacccggccgggtttactCCTGAACTTAGAAACTTTTTGATCTTTGAGATTTAGTTATGCCTCGCACCcgcccgggtttccacataaGTCGGCTCAAGcagttatttttttagtaacttcccgtatcctccgatctctttagaggaggatataaatagcttttgaggggaatttccaggatagttttttttttttctatgttttTGAGGGTTCGGTATCAAGGATTTTTCATATTACTTGTCATgggggattgttaatcaacactTGAACATTGTAATTCTAATTATGttgaaggtattagtttcaattctaatctcttgttcttgtttatcattattatttttgaatgtttgcttctccattaaatttgaatttgatttcctccatgaatttaattgttgaatctctagttagttttaatatgcttagtgagtagttttatttctagggtttggtgaaactatgcaaaaggtcatgattcttgtttgattttaggatttaaatatggtttgtctaggcgattcaattgatgggttttagattgattgcatgtttggccaatttgcaagttttattcgctcaactctataagcgagagttgcgagtttgagtgaacgatttccttctttgaacaattaagccTTAATCGCaatagcttgttttattgtttgattgtcgaatttgtttgcgagagcaacatcttccttcgcctatattcattcctatcccaattgttgttcatgaatcatgatcgatgcatagtgaatccttttagccctaggtttttaattattgaattttattcatctcttgtttttgcattctacttagataaacaaaaatccaacatttgattgttagcaatagtgaacttggttcaaattgtgactttatttgtccttcTACAATGAttcgaccctactttcccaactatactagttaggtgaattatgaattatttttggtagtaaaacgacctatcatCACCATAAAGcataatttacaaaatcaatacaaattaatttattctcttaTATAGAATAACATTTATTTCAAAACTATCTTCATAAGTAATGATAAATCAACCACTTACTTATAATTACAATATTGTTGAATTATACATAATCATTTAAatgtaattattataataatggtCGAACcattaaatttagatttaataTATTTCATATACACAAATATGTATTTCCATATGACATATTTAGATTTATGGtgacatatattttatttatccaaatttattcaaataaataaataaataaataaaaagggaaatgattttttttggcaTACTCAAATGTGTTATGTTATTTCCCAAGTCAATCTAGTTATATCATAACTAAGATTAAGGGGTAGTATTTTTATGTCACCTTAATTTATGTCTCATCATCTGAGATATTTGACAAAAGtcaataaatttatcaattacTTATAAGtagttatttacaaataacTACCATAACGAACCACAAATATGGTTACATCAATTAAATTGATACTTTATTTCATACCTTTGGTTTTAATGCTACATGACATACATCAATTATCAAtatgataaaacaaaattaatcactttcttTAAACATGCCTCATGAAGTATTAATTCCATCAAGTATAGAACATAAATATACTCTAATCAATCAATATTCGATGAAacacatacacatacttaatgtatacttggaaattttaatttatatataatatataaatcctAACATTGTAGTAATTTTATTCCATACTACAAAATTTCATTGCCTATCAACCATGATGATCACATGAATAGATTtctattctcttttcttaattaattattaagaaaaataacacTTTATGATTTCCatcataaatttttatcatcaaaataacacataacCACTTTTCTAGatcatatatttataaaatactaTTACCCACATGCTttacttcaaattaaaatttgaacacGTGTATATGATCATCCAAAAGAAGATTTTAATTGTATGTAAAATACTTTCTCACAACTTTAAacacaaaatatcaaatataatttatgattaataaatCTCAAGAAAACTTACTTGTTTTCCATGATACTTCTTCTTACTAAAGATaccctaataataaataattcatttgccatcatcaaaattCCATATCAAAATACTTATTCAATTTCATGAAGTTTGATGTGAGTCCTTAATGCTTGCCCTAATGAAAATATCATAATAGATTATTAGAAATATAgagcaaatacaaataaaacaaatcgATTTGTATTTTCCTTTGTGTGGATGGTAATATAACTTCTTgttttgtaaatcaccaaatggacaccatgaagataaggttgcgacacTCAAAAAAGTCGCTTGGAAACTTGGTACGATTAGAAGacgttcatgcactttcctattgtgatatttctctcacaaaggtgcttggatgataaaatgaaattcacaatgagatacaatctacacaacaaaatcctagcacaaggaaattgcagtAGTAAATACAAGTATTGTGGtgaattaagaactttgatgatattgaaaGTCAAtcactctctcaatattatctcatgaaaggaaaaataagaatagGAGTATTCTGAAGAgagaaataagaaatgatatggagatggatggaatgtcccttggcatgcaatctctatttatagagctatgcatcaaacCATACCTCCTTTTGAagcaaaagtgtttcaccaagcagagcttatgaatcaaagtaatattTCACCAAGTAAAGCTTACGAATCAATGTAAtatttcaccaagcaaagcttatgaatcaaagtaatgattcatcaaacaaaacttatgaatcaaagtaatgattcatcaaacaaaacttatgaatcaaagtaatgattcatcaaacaaaacttatgaatcaaagtaatgattcatcaaacaaaacttatcaatcaaagtaatgattcatcaaattctttgagactttttatttggacttataatatatttatttagtcccactactatactaagtatgtagtatatacaaatctaggtttatgtagtatgtagtatatacaaatctaggtttatatactctaaaataaatactaagtatgtagtatatacaaatctaagtttatatactctaaatgttcaacacaTTACCTCCAAAACGAGGGGAATAATCATGATCTTTCCTTTCTTTATCACTTCTAGAATCTTCTAGATTGTTCTTTTTTTCAAGCAACCTCAAAACCTCCTTCATTGATGGCCTATGATGTGGTTCTATACTAGTGCACATTAACCCAAGTTGGAACATATAGATCATATCATCCAAAAAGCAAGGCTCAAGTATTTCCTTGTCAAAAGAATCCTGAATTAGTTGCCCATCATTGTAATGTTTGAATGACCACTCTGCAAGACTTGAGTACTCATCTCCCTTATGAGGCTCTTTCCCTGTCACTAACTCCAACAGAATTACTCCAAAGCTGTAAACGTCAGTCTTCTCATTCACCTTGTAGGTTTTCACATACTCTACAGTTTTCACATAACAACAGTGTttcttgttagagtatataatataactTGGTGCCTGAAAtattagcttaagtttttggttgagttggttctttaatatggtatcagagtcaGCGTAATAAGAGGTTATagattcgaatctcaaccacccctcgtataaagtgaaatattcaagGCCTGATATGGAGATACATAATTTAGACCAAATGGCTTTCATGTAAGAGTACGTATTAAAGTATACAACATATCAAGGAGCCTCAAACATTAgcttaaactaatatatgaaaaaaaaaacacaacatTTAACTTAACTAAATGTTTAATATTTCATAGTCAATTGTAAAAAGTGATATATAGTTTATTGTCTcctaaatttgttattttttttatcagatTTTAAAATCTGACTGAAAATTGACCCAAATTCGATCATTTGACctgtttttctatttttttttcaattctacgTCATTAGTTTTTAGTTTAGGTAGTTACATTGTTGGTCAATTTTCGTATTTTGTGTTGATTAGTTGATATTTCTTAGTTTAACACTTAAAAATagtatattgttttttttttaaatattttttgtaattaagcaaataaaattattgtatatttttttggtaagaatttttttacatgaacccTATCATTTGACTTTTGTTTCCATTTTTGTTATTTTCCAATtctatgtaattaatttttagttgaggaaattaaatttctaatcattttatgtattttatgtCTATATTTCTTAGTTTAGCACTTGATAACAAcacatttattttattctacttaTTCTGCATTAATTGTCATTTCTATACGTCCTACacattttacatcatttttatttttgaataatggtCCACCACTTTCTCTAATcctattaataaatttaatttttttaatttcaactaCACAattcattttagtttttatttattatcaattttttaaaagctCCATAATTTCTCTTTGCAATACTTAATATCCCGAGCCTTTCGGCTTTGGGCTATGCAATACTAAACATCCTTGTAGCTGACGCTCAATATTTTCCTTGAAATGAGGCGTcgttgaaatttgaatttatgacCTTTTATCATGTTGatttttgatattatattatatactatatacggAGTATCTTTAACATTTGAAACCGATGGTTGGAgcatcaaaatatattatttactaCCGCTCCTATTTTGTTTTACATGTTTTGTTTTTCACTCAATCTAAAGCACTATTTCAATATTAAATATGTCCAAATGTGCTtggataaaaattataaaaaattaatattaatcaaatttaaattgaaacgaatcaaaaaaaatccacttgactatattttaactttagaTAGATTGAGAACAAAGCACATTATGAGTGATTGATAAAGTGTATAAAAAACAAACGAGACAATAATATTCCTAGTGAATAAGAAGGAATATATCATTAATACTCCCTTCGTCTCAAAGAAATTGCCATAATTGTATATTGCATAAAGATTAAGAAATGGTAAGGCTATTTGAATTGtgtgaataatattaaaagttaaaatatgtaGTTAAGGACAAAAAAAAGTGGTTGTGACATTTCCAATttccatttaaaaaattatagcaaCGTAAAAGAGctgaattaaaaagaaaaatgtcacaATCTTTTAGAGACAAAGAGTAACCAATACTGCTTCAAAGATCAACATcaagagaaaaataataatttaaggcTGAATTAATTTTGTCTTGGCTGAAAAGTATATCTGATATTGTCTTTGTACCAATGAGatttacattaataaaaaatagatattgataataaaagaagaaagaaaatgaattgtGTTGATGAAATTATAAGATAgttaaatgtatggatgagattaaagaaGTGGTGGGCCATgtccaaaatttaaaaaaaaaaaaaaagcaaaataatGAAATGGCCCAAAATGACATTTTATGCAAAATAAGGGAAACAGAGGAAATACAATTTACCTGGAGCAATGTAACCAAAAGATCCAGCAAGACAGCCAGTAGTATTAGGCTGTCCACCTACCTTAGTCAAAATCTTAGCTAACCCAAAATCAGCAATCTTAGCATTAAACATAGAATCCAACAAAATGTTACTAGATTTCACATCCCTATGTATTATAGGAGGTGAACAATCATTGTGCAAGTAACATAATCCTTTAGCAGCATCCATTGCTATTTTCTTTCTACTAGGCCAATCCAACACAGGATAATCCACTGATGAAAGCCCATGTTTACTTGTATGGATCCATCTATCCAAGCTTCGATTTTCCATATACTCGTAAACTAGTAATCTCGAGTTTTCACTCGAAATATAACATAGTAAGTTCACTATATTGACATGCCTTATAGTACTCAGAGTTTGTACCTCAGCATTGAACTCTTTCTCCAAATTTCTACTCATCTTTTTTGTGTTCCAAATCTTCTTAACCGCGACCATATCACCCATTTCATTTAAGGGTATTTGGTAAACTTTACCGGATCCTCCATAACCGATCACATTTTTCTCGGTTAAGTTATTGTAGATTTTCTCTTCTGTAAAGCATAGCTTACTGAAGGGGATTAATACCCATGTTTCtttatgttgtttatgttttCTTTGCCAGATTTCGATGTTTACGAATACTATGAAGTATACAGCTGTAAAAGTGACTAGAATTGTTAAGAAAATGACTAAAGGAAGAAATTTGAGGGGAAATTTTTGGCATTTGGGAAGGCGTAAAAGACCAGAATTGGTGCACAAATATGTATTTAGATAACTAGCATTGTAATCACTATTATCTAGTTCATATGGGATTTTCCCGGTGAGCTGATTATCTGACAAATTGAGTGAACAGAACTTTTTTTGACCTAATTCGGATGGAATTTTGCCCGAAAGCTGATTATCCGACAAATCAAGATTATCGAGCTCAGGCAAAGATCCGAGAGCAGAAGGAATTGACCCGAAAAGCTGATTATGAGACAGATTCAAGCTGTTTAGCCTGTTCCATGAGTTTATTTGAGAGGGAAGCTCACCTGTGAGTTGATTCCCATCAAGCCAGAGTGTGTTAAGTTTTGATAAGCTAGTTAATTCTAAAGGAACCGTACCTGTGATCGAGTTATCGCTAGCTTTAAAAACCAACAAATTCCTCCAAGTATTGCTTACACTCATAGGAATTTTCCCTGAAAATTTGTTGTTGCTGATTTCCACCGATGTCAAATTCCAAGCCAATTTCTCAGGAAGTTGTCCTGAAAAATGGTTATTGCTGAGTAGTATGTGCATCATTCGACTCGAAGTCCACATTCCTTTCGGTATATCGCCCGACAAACTGTTGTTATAGAGCATAACAACCAATAAAGTGTTGCATTGGCCTAGAGAAGGTGGGATTGATCCGTTCAAATAGTTATTGAATGCAACAACACCCTTCAACTTTCTACCAAAGCAAAGTTGATCCGGCAATTGGCCTGTGAACGCGTTGTCTGACACTTCTACCCCATCGAGCTTTGAGTGTAGGCCGAGTTCAGGAGGAAGTATGCCCGAAAATCGGTTTTGAAACAACTTTAATTTTAGCAAGGAAGGAAGCCTTCCTATACTAGATGGTATTGACCCATGAAAATTGTTCCGTTGCAAATGCAAAATCTGTAATTTAGACAGATTTCCAAACTTTTCAGGGATTGTTCCGATCAGATTGTTTTCGGATAGATCGATTTCTATCAAATTTAAGGCCTTGATAGAGGATGGAAGTGACCCTGATAACATGTTCGTATACAAGTACATATAAGTCATGTTTTTAAGCAAGAACAACCCACTTGGAATTTCACCCACCAAATCATTTTTTGCTAAGTCTATATGCTCTAATCTTGTTAAATTAGCAAAATATTGTGGGATTTCACCAATCAAATTACAAGAAGTCATCCAAATAAACTTCAAATTCTTGAGATTCCCAAATTCTTTGGGCAAACTCATACTAGAAAATGAGTTGTAAGCCAACTCTAATCTCTCAAGATTTTCCAAGTTACCCAATTCAATTGGGAATGTTCCATTGAAATAATTGGAATCCATTTGCAAAGTGATTAACCCTTTTAGTTGAGATAATGAAATTGGGATATCACCAGAGAAATTGTTGGAACCAAGAACAAGGTGTTGAAGATTAGAAGAAAGCTTGTTTATATCATTTGGTAAGTTCCCAACAAAGAAGTTTCCAGAAAGATCTAGACTTTTAAGCTTGGTACAATTGTATAAAACAGTGGGAAAATTTCCTGTGAGAGTATTGTTTCCAAGATCAATCAAGGTAAGATCTTTTAAATCACAAATTGAAAGCGGGATTTCGCCCGAAATGTTTTGGGTATTCATGGAGATTCCTATAACAGTTTTGTTTTCAGAACAAATGATTCCATGCCATTGACAAGGAGAAGTGGAAGAACTCCATGATGTTAATGGAGGTTGATTACTCCATTGTTGCTTGATTTTAAGCAAGATTTGTTTTTCTGGGGTTTGAGATTGTGAAATTACGAAAATGGGTTGGAGGATTAGGAGGATAATGATGTTTATAAGCATTATGAGAGTTGGTTATAGGTAGTTTCTATACTCTGTTTTGGTTGCTTAAGTGGCTGAGCTTATGGCGGGAAAAGTTTTGGTTAGAGGTTAGAGGGAAAGTTAGTTTGTCATTACTCATTCGTCAACtgtatttggataagtttgGAACTCTGGGTGCTGGTTATTTGTTATGGATGAGATGAGAGGATTTATGTAACGTTGGAAGATTCGAATAATTTGAATGAGTGTGTTGACTCCAAGTCAAGCACAAGTCTTCTAAGTTAGGATTTATGGTCGTTTATGGAATTATATTAGATtgagaaagaaaatgaaaggcGAAAGagaattgaattgaaaaaattaccctgaaGATATAATACTAGGCAGTAGATCAGCAGCCTTTATCTTCCTCATTTCCTCACTTTGCTCTTTCATTTTAATACCATTAAAATGGTATAACAAAAGCCATTACAAGCAGGCAGCAACCTGATTCATGTCTATTGCTTGTTTCCAGTTTGCACCAAGTCATTGATTCATGTCTATTCCTAAGAAGATATAAATTTATCAAAAGCAATCCATACAAAACCTGGAAAAATCTTTTGCAGGTAAAAAAGGATAGATACACCATCTTCATATTGATTTTCCAGATCTTGTAGCGAGAATAGATCAATAGAATGGATTTGTATTAGCCTTTTAGAATCAAAGGCCTATAGTCTTCGGCTCAAATTCAATCAATTGTggaaaaataatcaaatcaatTCCATTGTCAGAATCATGTCCGAGTTTTCTCCAATCCAACTCTGACTCCTCCTGCTCAAAGTCAGATTTTTTAATCGAATTTATCACCATGCTTAAAAGATACAATCACATACACACAAAATCTATCAAAAGAGTgaaaacaaaatacaaagaAAGTGAGaccaacaacaataatgacaaaaCCTTAACCCTACAACTAAAACATAAGAGTGAAAAGAAAATACAACCAAAATGAGAAACATATGAAGAAAAAAACTCAAGGGaataattacataaatatacagAAATCAGAACCAGAGAGATTCAATTGAGTTGGCTGAAGATTTGTGAAGATGAAATTGgctcttttttttccttaattttatcagaaaaaaaatttaaaaaagagcTCAGCACATCCGGTTACAGGTAAATTAGTATACCAGCGGAAAACACATgtaaaagttcgtattattcatggttaattgaaagttcgtattattattggttattgggaaatcagtgaaagttcgtattattcagggtaatttttccaattgAATTTAGGTCTTTATTTGGAAAAAGTAGTAACTTAGACCTGTCAAGCATATTAAATTGGGTCGGGTTAgagttcgggtcatatataaacaggTTAGAAAGCTCTTGAGTCAAACCTAATTTGTCTAGTTAGTCGGATCAAAATCACAACTCTGACTCGACctgcaacag belongs to Amaranthus tricolor cultivar Red isolate AtriRed21 chromosome 17, ASM2621246v1, whole genome shotgun sequence and includes:
- the LOC130804567 gene encoding receptor-like protein kinase HSL1, coding for MLINIIILLILQPIFVISQSQTPEKQILLKIKQQWSNQPPLTSWSSSTSPCQWHGIICSENKTVIGISMNTQNISGEIPLSICDLKDLTLIDLGNNTLTGNFPTVLYNCTKLKSLDLSGNFFVGNLPNDINKLSSNLQHLVLGSNNFSGDIPISLSQLKGLITLQMDSNYFNGTFPIELGNLENLERLELAYNSFSSMSLPKEFGNLKNLKFIWMTSCNLIGEIPQYFANLTRLEHIDLAKNDLVGEIPSGLFLLKNMTYMYLYTNMLSGSLPSSIKALNLIEIDLSENNLIGTIPEKFGNLSKLQILHLQRNNFHGSIPSSIGRLPSLLKLKLFQNRFSGILPPELGLHSKLDGVEVSDNAFTGQLPDQLCFGRKLKGVVAFNNYLNGSIPPSLGQCNTLLVVMLYNNSLSGDIPKGMWTSSRMMHILLSNNHFSGQLPEKLAWNLTSVEISNNKFSGKIPMSVSNTWRNLLVFKASDNSITGTVPLELTSLSKLNTLWLDGNQLTGELPSQINSWNRLNSLNLSHNQLFGSIPSALGSLPELDNLDLSDNQLSGKIPSELGQKKFCSLNLSDNQLTGKIPYELDNSDYNASYLNTYLCTNSGLLRLPKCQKFPLKFLPLVIFLTILVTFTAVYFIVFVNIEIWQRKHKQHKETWVLIPFSKLCFTEEKIYNNLTEKNVIGYGGSGKVYQIPLNEMGDMVAVKKIWNTKKMSRNLEKEFNAEVQTLSTIRHVNIVNLLCYISSENSRLLVYEYMENRSLDRWIHTSKHGLSSVDYPVLDWPSRKKIAMDAAKGLCYLHNDCSPPIIHRDVKSSNILLDSMFNAKIADFGLAKILTKVGGQPNTTGCLAGSFGYIAPEYVKTYKVNEKTDVYSFGVILLELVTGKEPHKGDEYSSLAEWSFKHYNDGQLIQDSFDKEILEPCFLDDMIYMFQLGLMCTSIEPHHRPSMKEVLRLLEKKNNLEDSRSDKERKDHDYSPRFGGNVLNI